The DNA region ATATTTTTAGTAGTAAAAATTTTGATGAAATGTTTGAAAGATGCAAAGAAATTTTTGGTAGTAATATAAAATTAATAAATGTAGAACTTTTTAAATCTATAAAAAACAACATTGCAAAATACTCTAATCAAGAAAATGAGGAGGAAATTATAAGATACCTATTAGAGTTAAATAGGAGAGAGCATTTTAGAAAGATCCCATTTTATGAAGAAGTAGAAAAATTATTAAAAATATCTCAATATCTTTCTAAATTTAAAAATGTATTAAGAGCTGAAGGTAATATTGATAAAAAGTTATTTATAGATAATACCTACAATTTAAAATAAACTTTTAAAAATTTACAGAATTGGGATTTTTTATGGATTTTAAAAAATATATTAAAGAAAAGTTTCCTTATCCTAAGATTAGAGAGCCACAAAAAAGAATGATGCTAAAAATTTATGAAAGTATTTTAAATAAAAAAAATTTGATAATTGAGGCTCCAACTGGTGTAGGGAAAACTTTGGGTTATTTAATTCCCGCTATATATTTTGCTGAAAAGGGAAAAAAAGTTGTTATTTTAACTGAAACTATTGACCAACAGGTTAGAATTTACGAGGATTTAAGTTCTATAAAGCATAATTTAAAGGTTGCCTATCTGATGGGAAAAGGTAACTATATATGTAAATCAAAGGGTGGAAAAGCAAATAGGTTATACTGCCAACTAAACAAAAAATGTCCTTATAGACCAAATAAAAGACCTATATGCTACTGTGGAACTAAAAAACAGGCAATAAATTTAGGAAATAAGACAATTTACCACTGTCCTTATTGTGTTTGTGAGTATCAAAAGGCAAAAATTGATAGTATTTTGGCTGATATTGTTGTAGTAAATAATAGTATGTTTTACTATGCAAAGGAAGATATTGAAAGTAAAAGAGATATAGATATAATTATCTGTGATGAGGCACACAAATTAGAGAACAGTGTAAGAAATGCTTCTACAATAGTTATTAATCCAGATATGGCTATTAATAGATTGAAATATATGGCTATTTATTACGCTCCAAATATTTTAAAAAAGAGATTAAATGTTGAGGATGAAAACTTCTGGGAAATTATTGAGAATTATTTAGTTAATAAAAATGTAGATATAGATATCTGCAAAGAAACGATTATTTTTGATGGAGAATTACACTCTTGGAGATATAAGACAGAATTGGCTATATTAGGATCTATATTAGATGGATACTATCAAATAAACAATATAAAAAATAAAATTTTAAAATTTAATGAAAATGAAGAGATTGATAAAAATGAACTTAAATTTAATATTGATAATAGAGCTTTAATTTCTATAGAACTCGATTTTATTCATAAGAGGAAATTGTCTGATATGCACATTCTTGAATTTATTGAAAATATCAAAAATTTAAAATATATTAATGATAATTATGTAATATATAGAAGTGGAAATTCCTTACTATGTGAGCCAGTTTTTGTTAGTTCTCATTTAAAAGAACTTTATAATAATGCAGTAGTTATTCATTGTTCTGCCACAATAGGAAACTTAGAAATGCACGCTATAAAAACAGGAGTGGATAATCCAGATTTTTTAGTTTTAGAGAGCCCATTTCCAAAAGATAGGAAGATAATTATAGGCTTAAAAGATGGAGTAGATATGAAGTATGAAAGAAGAGATAGAGAAAAGGCTAATAAAAACTTATTAAAAATATTGGAGGCAATAAATGGAAACACATTAGTTTTATTTAAGAGCTTTGAAGATTTAGATAACTTTTATAAATATCTAAAAAGAGAAATTGATAAAACTAATATTAAAAATAAAAACATTCACGTGTATGAGCAGGGAATGGATGGAAAAGAGGCTAAGGAATTAAAAGAAAGATTTGAGAGAGTTGGAGGGATTTTATTGGCAACTGGTAGATTTGCCGAAGGGGTAGATATTCCCGGCGAGGCATTAGTTGGTGTTGTTATTGACACACTACCATTTCCAGTTCCTACTCCTTTAATATTAAGAGAACAAAAAATATTAGAAGAAAAATTCAAAAAAAGAAATATTAAAAATGCTCATTGGAGATCTTTTTTAATGACCTCTTTTGATAGAATGGCAAGAACCTTAATTCAAATGATAGGTAGATTGATAAGAACAGAAAACGATTATGGAGTTGTAGTTATACAAGATAAAAGATTTTCAGATTGGGTTGGAAGAGTTTTGAAGGAAAAAGGTTATTTAAAAGATGACTATGAAATTAT from Methanocaldococcus sp. includes:
- a CDS encoding ATP-dependent DNA helicase, whose protein sequence is MDFKKYIKEKFPYPKIREPQKRMMLKIYESILNKKNLIIEAPTGVGKTLGYLIPAIYFAEKGKKVVILTETIDQQVRIYEDLSSIKHNLKVAYLMGKGNYICKSKGGKANRLYCQLNKKCPYRPNKRPICYCGTKKQAINLGNKTIYHCPYCVCEYQKAKIDSILADIVVVNNSMFYYAKEDIESKRDIDIIICDEAHKLENSVRNASTIVINPDMAINRLKYMAIYYAPNILKKRLNVEDENFWEIIENYLVNKNVDIDICKETIIFDGELHSWRYKTELAILGSILDGYYQINNIKNKILKFNENEEIDKNELKFNIDNRALISIELDFIHKRKLSDMHILEFIENIKNLKYINDNYVIYRSGNSLLCEPVFVSSHLKELYNNAVVIHCSATIGNLEMHAIKTGVDNPDFLVLESPFPKDRKIIIGLKDGVDMKYERRDREKANKNLLKILEAINGNTLVLFKSFEDLDNFYKYLKREIDKTNIKNKNIHVYEQGMDGKEAKELKERFERVGGILLATGRFAEGVDIPGEALVGVVIDTLPFPVPTPLILREQKILEEKFKKRNIKNAHWRSFLMTSFDRMARTLIQMIGRLIRTENDYGVVVIQDKRFSDWVGRVLKEKGYLKDDYEIMSLNMAIKYIPKFMSQFRR